One genomic region from Pseudoduganella lutea encodes:
- a CDS encoding L-threonylcarbamoyladenylate synthase encodes MTEQAILDAAARLEAGALVAFPTETVYGLGADAENPAAVAAIYAAKGRPQDHPVIVHVAPGADLDYWAADVPDEARKLAQAFWPGPLTMIVKRHAHIPDAVSGGQDTVGIRCPSHPVAMALLAAFKGGKGGVAAPSANKFGNVSPTTAQHVQDEFDEEFGAGDITVLDGGSSQVGIESTIVDLSRLATHGPVLLRPGHIGAAEIAAVIGAMPAAPDAAAPRASGTLESHYAPKAPVALADTARLPGLLTTLAGRGRRVAVIRYSPMLVQASAQELLPNDPAGYAFGLYAALRTMDRADVELILVETPPQHDTWLGINDRLRRAAFGSAGIIDRFLAN; translated from the coding sequence GTGACGGAACAGGCGATCCTCGACGCCGCCGCCCGGCTGGAAGCGGGCGCGCTGGTGGCCTTTCCCACCGAGACCGTCTACGGCCTCGGCGCGGATGCGGAAAACCCGGCCGCCGTCGCCGCCATCTACGCGGCCAAGGGCCGGCCGCAGGATCACCCGGTGATCGTGCACGTGGCGCCCGGCGCCGACCTCGATTACTGGGCGGCGGATGTGCCGGACGAAGCGCGCAAGCTGGCGCAGGCCTTCTGGCCCGGGCCGCTGACGATGATCGTCAAACGCCATGCGCACATTCCCGATGCCGTGTCCGGCGGGCAGGATACGGTGGGCATCCGCTGCCCGTCGCACCCGGTGGCGATGGCGCTGCTGGCCGCCTTCAAGGGCGGCAAGGGGGGCGTGGCCGCGCCATCGGCCAACAAGTTCGGCAATGTCAGCCCCACCACCGCGCAGCACGTGCAGGACGAGTTCGATGAGGAATTCGGCGCCGGGGACATCACGGTACTCGATGGCGGTTCGAGCCAGGTCGGCATCGAATCGACGATCGTCGACCTGTCGCGGCTGGCCACGCATGGCCCCGTGCTGCTGCGGCCCGGCCATATCGGTGCCGCCGAGATCGCCGCCGTCATCGGCGCCATGCCCGCTGCGCCGGATGCCGCCGCGCCCCGCGCATCGGGCACGCTGGAATCGCACTATGCGCCGAAGGCGCCCGTGGCGCTGGCCGATACCGCCCGCCTGCCGGGCCTGCTGACGACGCTGGCCGGCCGCGGTCGCCGCGTGGCCGTCATCCGCTATTCGCCGATGCTGGTACAGGCCAGCGCGCAGGAACTGCTGCCGAACGACCCCGCCGGCTATGCCTTCGGCCTGTATGCCGCGCTGCGCACGATGGACCGCGCCGACGTGGAACTGATCCTCGTCGAAACACCGCCGCAACACGATACCTGGCTCGGCATCAACGACCGCCTGCGTCGCGCCGCCTTCGGCTCGGCCGGCATCATCGACCGCTTCCTGGCCAACTGA